One stretch of Candidatus Rokuibacteriota bacterium DNA includes these proteins:
- a CDS encoding NAD-dependent epimerase/dehydratase family protein, whose translation MKVLITGGAGFLGSHLSEAWLARGSEVTVLDLASDAKVRHLRTQAGFRMIRESVLNRDILEGLVAWADLVYHLAAVVGVEHYVGDPYQVLTVNINGTQEVLAAAFRHGRKVVLASTSEVYGRSLAVPFDEEGDRLLGSTRVDRWCYATSKAAAEHLGFAFGRMGLPVVVLRYFNVYGPRLDQMDRGRVVTIFMGQLLRGEPLTVIGDGSQTRSFTYVDDAVRATVAAGLAPAAVGEAINIGSEEEVSIATLASMMVRLAGSSSCVTFVPKEAVYDRGYEDIPRRVPAVRRMRELLGERAEIPLEEGLARTIEWFKRQSR comes from the coding sequence ATGAAAGTGCTCATCACCGGCGGGGCCGGCTTCCTCGGCTCGCATCTCTCCGAAGCCTGGCTGGCCCGCGGCAGCGAGGTCACGGTGCTCGACCTGGCCTCCGACGCGAAGGTGCGCCATCTCCGCACGCAAGCCGGCTTCCGGATGATTCGCGAGTCGGTGCTGAACCGCGACATCCTCGAAGGGCTCGTGGCCTGGGCCGACCTGGTCTACCATCTGGCGGCCGTGGTCGGCGTGGAGCACTACGTCGGCGATCCCTACCAGGTCCTGACGGTGAACATCAACGGCACCCAGGAGGTGCTGGCGGCGGCGTTCCGGCACGGCCGCAAGGTGGTGCTCGCCTCCACGTCGGAGGTCTACGGACGCAGCCTGGCCGTGCCCTTCGACGAGGAGGGCGACCGGCTGCTCGGCTCCACCCGGGTCGACCGCTGGTGCTACGCGACCTCCAAGGCGGCGGCCGAGCACCTGGGGTTCGCGTTCGGGCGCATGGGGCTCCCCGTCGTGGTGCTGCGCTACTTCAACGTCTACGGCCCGCGCCTCGACCAGATGGACCGCGGGCGCGTCGTGACGATCTTCATGGGTCAGCTCCTGCGCGGGGAGCCCCTGACCGTCATCGGGGACGGCAGCCAGACGCGCTCGTTCACCTATGTCGACGACGCGGTGCGCGCCACCGTCGCGGCCGGGCTGGCGCCCGCGGCCGTCGGCGAGGCCATCAACATCGGTTCCGAGGAGGAGGTCTCCATCGCCACCCTGGCCTCCATGATGGTGCGGCTCGCCGGCTCGTCCTCTTGCGTGACCTTCGTCCCGAAAGAGGCCGTGTACGACCGCGGGTACGAGGACATCCCGCGGCGGGTGCCCGCGGTGCGGCGGATGCGCGAGCTCCTCGGCGAGCGGGCCGAGATTCCCCTGGAGGAGGGTCTCGCGCGGACCATCGAGTGGTTCAAGCGACAGTCGCGCTGA
- a CDS encoding UpxY family transcription antiterminator, which yields MQDVVRETLRNRTSITVENGIIESDQAPRWYAVRTRSRHEKKVRDQLLERQIETFLPLWERWSPWKDRLKKIEAPLFSGYCFARFVVSERVRVLSTRGVAGLVGTAGHAEPLPDEEVEAIRRLVASRFRYDPHPMLEEGMEVEVVRGPLAGVRGTLLRKDRSTRVVIAVRLIQQAAAVEVHPGDVVRV from the coding sequence GTGCAGGACGTGGTTCGAGAAACGCTCCGGAATCGAACTTCGATCACTGTCGAGAACGGAATCATCGAGTCCGATCAGGCCCCGCGCTGGTACGCTGTGCGCACGCGCTCGCGCCACGAGAAGAAGGTCCGGGATCAGCTGCTCGAGCGTCAGATCGAGACCTTCCTGCCGTTGTGGGAGCGCTGGAGCCCCTGGAAGGATCGCCTCAAGAAGATCGAGGCGCCGCTCTTCTCCGGCTACTGCTTCGCCCGCTTCGTCGTGTCCGAGCGCGTGAGGGTGCTCAGCACGCGTGGGGTCGCCGGGCTCGTTGGCACCGCGGGACACGCCGAGCCCCTTCCGGACGAGGAGGTCGAGGCCATCCGGCGTCTGGTGGCGAGCCGGTTCCGCTACGATCCGCACCCCATGCTCGAGGAAGGCATGGAGGTGGAGGTGGTCCGCGGCCCGCTGGCGGGGGTCCGCGGAACGCTCCTGCGCAAGGACCGCTCGACCCGCGTCGTGATCGCCGTGCGGCTGATCCAGCAGGCCGCGGCCGTCGAGGTGCACCCCGGAGACGTGGTCCGGGTCTGA
- a CDS encoding AMP-binding protein yields the protein MAVTFAEVRRTFRWEDAVGRLDWNPARRLNLAHEACDRWARERSRVALVWVGAGGESRTFTYFDLARLAGRLANVLRRLGIGRGDRVAALMPRVPEAYVASLAVWKLGAVFVPLFTGFGPEALRHRLASSGTRAVLTEARYRDVLGAGLHDDVPVVVVAGERGRGLVRGDLSFWAEVDRADPACATVETRAEEPCTLMFTSGTTGLPKGCVIPHAGLVGLIPFVDHVLGLGPEDLLWATADPGWAFGLFTTGAVPMALGHPRLVYEGDFNARAWWQVAEQHQVTHLTGAPTAYRSLVAAGEDVVAGRRLAIRRGTSAGEPLNPEPIRWLAEHGGFEVYDGYGLTEVGMVTGNPRTVPHTLKPGSMGFPLPGHEVALLDATGREVGVEEPGTVAVRRHPWFLSYTYWGMPEAWAARWQGDWFVTGDTAWADRDGYLWFVGREDDVIVTSGMNVGPFEVESALGAHPAVAEAAVVGVPDARRGQHVKAYVVLRGSARGGPELAADLQVSVRERIGRHAAPREIEFVASLPRTESGKIQRALLRRQAAASSAQA from the coding sequence ATGGCCGTGACGTTTGCCGAGGTGCGTCGCACCTTCCGCTGGGAGGACGCCGTGGGGCGGCTCGACTGGAATCCCGCGCGACGGCTCAACCTGGCGCACGAGGCGTGCGACCGGTGGGCACGCGAGCGGAGCCGCGTGGCCCTCGTCTGGGTCGGGGCGGGGGGCGAGTCGCGCACCTTCACCTACTTCGACCTCGCGCGGCTAGCCGGCCGCCTGGCGAATGTGCTGCGCCGGCTCGGCATCGGCCGGGGCGACCGGGTGGCCGCGCTGATGCCGCGTGTGCCCGAGGCCTACGTGGCCTCCCTCGCGGTGTGGAAGCTGGGCGCCGTCTTCGTGCCGCTCTTCACGGGGTTCGGGCCCGAGGCCCTGCGCCATCGCCTCGCCAGCAGCGGCACGCGCGCGGTGCTGACCGAGGCCCGGTACCGGGACGTGCTCGGGGCCGGACTCCACGACGATGTGCCGGTCGTCGTGGTCGCGGGCGAGCGGGGGCGAGGGCTCGTGCGCGGCGACCTGAGCTTCTGGGCGGAGGTGGACCGGGCCGACCCGGCTTGCGCCACGGTGGAGACACGGGCGGAGGAGCCGTGCACGCTGATGTTCACGTCCGGGACGACCGGGCTCCCCAAGGGGTGCGTGATCCCGCATGCCGGTCTCGTCGGCCTGATCCCCTTCGTCGACCACGTCCTGGGCCTCGGCCCCGAGGATTTGCTCTGGGCGACGGCCGATCCCGGCTGGGCCTTCGGGCTCTTCACGACCGGCGCGGTGCCCATGGCCCTCGGCCACCCGCGTCTCGTTTACGAGGGCGACTTCAACGCCCGGGCGTGGTGGCAGGTCGCCGAGCAGCATCAGGTGACTCATCTCACTGGGGCCCCGACTGCGTACCGCTCCCTCGTCGCGGCCGGCGAGGACGTCGTGGCCGGCCGCCGGCTCGCGATCCGGCGCGGGACCTCCGCGGGCGAGCCGCTCAACCCCGAGCCCATCCGCTGGCTGGCCGAGCACGGCGGCTTCGAGGTGTATGACGGCTACGGGCTGACCGAGGTGGGGATGGTGACGGGGAACCCGCGGACGGTGCCGCACACGCTCAAGCCCGGGTCGATGGGGTTCCCGCTGCCCGGGCACGAGGTCGCCCTCCTCGACGCCACGGGGCGCGAGGTCGGCGTCGAGGAGCCTGGAACTGTGGCGGTGCGACGGCACCCCTGGTTCCTGAGCTACACCTACTGGGGGATGCCGGAGGCCTGGGCCGCCCGGTGGCAGGGCGACTGGTTCGTCACCGGCGACACCGCCTGGGCGGATCGCGACGGCTACCTGTGGTTCGTGGGGCGGGAGGACGACGTCATCGTCACCTCCGGGATGAACGTCGGGCCCTTCGAGGTCGAGAGCGCGCTGGGGGCGCATCCTGCCGTGGCCGAGGCCGCGGTCGTCGGGGTGCCCGATGCCCGGCGCGGGCAGCACGTCAAGGCGTACGTGGTGCTGCGCGGGAGCGCGCGCGGGGGCCCCGAGCTGGCCGCGGATCTGCAGGTGTCCGTCCGCGAGCGCATCGGTCGGCACGCGGCCCCGCGCGAGATCGAGTTCGTCGCGTCACTGCCGCGGACGGAGAGCGGGAAGATCCAGCGCGCGCTCCTGAGGCGGCAGGCGGCGGCGTCCAGCGCCCAGGCGTAA
- a CDS encoding tetratricopeptide repeat protein, whose protein sequence is MTLALLVTAGLSGCAGLAGRGAAPTAGRAEPPAAPRSEPTRSEPSPTPAATPASPDSSRSTDSPRLAEEIARMTTEFAELQNALARLVEASQRHEDQLRALERRVGEMTVPGAAEAAVPRGFAPSQVSPAPPSLPSPTTEPAQELYDSGISRMRAGELDAALLLFQDLIANHATHPLRESAQLAAGDILYRQNDPQGALAEFETLLAAVPRGRRTAETLLKIGLCYRKLGKEERARRTWERLTREYPSTAQAREARVLLRRARAR, encoded by the coding sequence ATGACCCTTGCGCTGCTGGTGACGGCCGGCCTCTCCGGCTGCGCGGGCCTCGCCGGTCGCGGCGCCGCCCCCACCGCAGGGCGCGCCGAGCCTCCTGCCGCGCCGCGCAGCGAGCCCACCCGGTCCGAGCCCAGCCCGACCCCAGCCGCGACCCCGGCCTCTCCCGACTCCTCCCGCTCCACCGACTCGCCCCGGCTGGCGGAAGAGATCGCCCGGATGACCACCGAGTTCGCCGAGCTGCAGAACGCCCTGGCCCGCCTGGTGGAGGCCTCCCAGCGGCACGAGGATCAGCTCCGGGCCCTCGAGCGCCGCGTCGGCGAGATGACCGTGCCCGGCGCCGCCGAGGCCGCGGTCCCGCGTGGCTTTGCCCCGTCCCAGGTGAGTCCCGCCCCCCCGTCCCTCCCGTCCCCCACTACCGAGCCCGCCCAGGAGCTGTACGACAGTGGGATATCCAGGATGCGGGCGGGAGAGCTCGACGCGGCCCTGCTCCTCTTCCAGGACCTGATCGCGAACCATGCCACCCATCCGCTCCGTGAGAGCGCTCAACTCGCGGCGGGCGACATCCTCTACCGCCAGAACGACCCCCAGGGCGCCCTGGCGGAGTTCGAGACGCTGCTGGCGGCCGTCCCCAGGGGGCGTCGGACCGCGGAGACCCTGCTCAAGATCGGGCTCTGCTACCGGAAGCTCGGCAAGGAGGAGCGGGCGCGCCGGACGTGGGAGCGGCTGACGCGGGAGTATCCGAGCACGGCCCAGGCGCGCGAGGCCCGTGTCCTGCTGCGCCGCGCCCGCGCCCGCTGA
- a CDS encoding formyltransferase, translated as MSGARWVLFAYHTFGARALGALLARGERVVTVVTHADDPTEGDWFESVAEVARAAGIPVLAPPSPNVPEVVGALGALGADVFLSVWYRRLLGADLLRVPRVAALNLHGSLLPAYRGRAPINWVLVNGEPRTGVTLHHMTAEADAGDIVAQVPIEIEPDDTAPSLYDRVVKEGVDLLLEWYPQVLAGTAPRQPQDAARASLWPRRRPADGRVQWQWPAERIANMIRAVTHPYPGAFAGEGPARLLLWEGRALAEATASAAAGTLLEVRPGQGIVVATGGGGLLVRRVQEAGGPEEPAEKWVGRRGLVPGQSLERRP; from the coding sequence ATGAGCGGTGCGCGCTGGGTGCTCTTCGCCTATCACACCTTCGGCGCGCGTGCGCTCGGGGCCCTGCTCGCCCGCGGTGAGCGCGTGGTCACCGTGGTGACGCATGCCGACGACCCCACCGAGGGTGACTGGTTCGAGTCGGTGGCCGAGGTGGCCCGGGCCGCCGGGATCCCCGTCCTCGCCCCGCCCTCGCCCAACGTGCCCGAGGTCGTCGGTGCGCTGGGCGCGCTCGGGGCCGACGTCTTCCTGAGCGTCTGGTATCGCCGCCTGCTGGGCGCCGACCTCCTGCGCGTGCCGCGCGTGGCGGCGCTCAACCTGCACGGCTCGCTGCTGCCCGCCTATCGCGGCCGCGCGCCGATCAACTGGGTCCTCGTCAACGGGGAGCCGCGGACCGGCGTCACCCTGCATCACATGACCGCCGAGGCCGACGCGGGGGACATCGTCGCGCAGGTCCCCATCGAGATCGAGCCCGACGACACGGCCCCGAGCCTCTACGACCGCGTGGTGAAAGAAGGGGTCGATCTCCTCCTCGAGTGGTACCCGCAGGTGCTGGCCGGCACGGCGCCGCGGCAGCCGCAGGACGCCGCGCGGGCGAGCCTCTGGCCGCGGCGGCGCCCCGCGGACGGCCGGGTCCAGTGGCAGTGGCCGGCCGAGCGCATCGCCAACATGATCAGGGCCGTGACGCATCCCTACCCGGGCGCCTTCGCCGGCGAGGGGCCGGCCAGGCTCTTGCTGTGGGAAGGCCGAGCGCTGGCCGAGGCGACGGCGAGCGCGGCGGCGGGGACCCTGCTGGAGGTGCGGCCGGGTCAGGGCATCGTGGTGGCCACCGGCGGGGGCGGCTTGCTCGTCCGGCGGGTCCAGGAGGCCGGAGGACCGGAGGAGCCGGCGGAGAAGTGGGTCGGCCGGCGGGGGCTCGTCCCCGGCCAGTCGCTGGAGAGGCGACCATGA
- a CDS encoding 4-deoxy-4-formamido-L-arabinose-phosphoundecaprenol deformylase, whose product MVQATVALRIDVDTRRGLDEGVPRLLDLFRRERLGASFFVTMGPDRSGLALRRAWRPSFLAKMWRTRALRLYGLSTVLAGTLLPARPVGAGAPALLRQIASEGHEVAPHGFDHVGWQDRVHRMSAARIRADLEAAAGAFQSVFGAAPEASAAPGWRTTPEALVVQDEFAYAYGSDVRGLAPFRPLVGPRALDTIQIPTTMATVDELLGRTKDVAGALVRSLRPGLNVLTLHAEVEGGPWLGVLRDFLAQAGRRGVALARLCDVAEAARVEADSRSPVPVVRMTVPGRSGWVTAEALPAGYG is encoded by the coding sequence GTGGTTCAAGCGACAGTCGCGCTGAGGATCGACGTCGATACCCGCCGGGGTCTCGACGAGGGGGTCCCGCGGCTGCTCGATCTGTTCCGCCGGGAGCGCCTCGGCGCGTCTTTCTTCGTCACCATGGGCCCGGACCGGTCGGGCCTGGCGCTCAGGCGGGCCTGGCGACCGAGCTTCCTGGCCAAGATGTGGCGCACCCGTGCGCTGCGCCTCTACGGGCTGTCCACGGTCCTGGCGGGAACACTGCTCCCCGCCCGCCCCGTCGGCGCCGGGGCTCCGGCTCTGCTCCGACAGATCGCCAGCGAGGGGCACGAGGTGGCCCCGCATGGCTTCGACCACGTCGGGTGGCAGGATCGCGTGCACCGGATGTCTGCCGCGCGCATCCGCGCGGATCTCGAGGCCGCGGCAGGCGCCTTCCAGTCCGTGTTCGGCGCGGCGCCCGAGGCCAGCGCCGCCCCGGGGTGGCGGACCACGCCGGAAGCCCTGGTGGTCCAGGACGAGTTCGCGTACGCTTACGGCAGCGATGTGCGGGGCCTCGCTCCCTTCCGGCCCCTGGTCGGTCCGCGGGCGCTCGACACGATTCAGATCCCGACGACCATGGCGACGGTGGACGAGCTGCTGGGGCGCACGAAGGACGTGGCGGGAGCCCTCGTGCGGAGCCTCCGGCCCGGGCTCAACGTCCTGACGCTCCACGCCGAGGTCGAGGGCGGGCCCTGGCTCGGGGTGCTGCGAGACTTCCTGGCGCAGGCAGGCCGGCGGGGCGTCGCGCTCGCGCGGCTCTGCGATGTGGCCGAGGCGGCTCGAGTCGAGGCGGACAGTCGCTCGCCCGTCCCCGTCGTGCGCATGACCGTGCCGGGGCGCAGTGGCTGGGTGACCGCTGAGGCGCTTCCCGCGGGGTATGGGTGA
- a CDS encoding 4-hydroxybutyryl-CoA dehydratase: MALRTANDYRAGLRDGRRVWAAGRRIEDVTADPMLRVTVDHSAEVFSLAEQPALRPLFVYDDPELGEPASAYFRIPRTAAELRARGDLIEENTRQQRSTFNITKAVGTDVLLALLVVAREVDGALGTGYLDRVRRYRNGCARRDVTMALAQTDVKGDRSLRPSQQADPDLYVRVVRRTTDGIVVRGAKAHTTAGPVADELIVIPTRAFAEEDRDWAVAFSTPLAAPGLTMICRPIITEAASAFDNPVSRRNIEIECLTVFEDVFVPWERVFLCGEWQFAGRLATAFATFHRYTAVSYKPPIGEMFCGAAALAAEYHGLERAGAIRGKMARLAMYTALTRAARLAAASECRFADGIAVPNGAYSNAGKHYFASEFHDVVAVLQDVAGGLVITAPTEADLANAETGPLIEKYLAGAKGIGGRRRLALMHLIRDLTASDFGGYNMLVTLHGEGSLEAQLLGAYRDADIDGMKALVARALAP, encoded by the coding sequence ATGGCACTCAGGACTGCGAACGACTACCGGGCGGGGCTGCGAGACGGCCGGCGCGTGTGGGCCGCCGGCCGCCGCATCGAGGACGTGACGGCCGATCCGATGCTGCGGGTCACCGTCGACCACTCCGCCGAGGTCTTCAGTCTGGCCGAGCAGCCGGCGCTCCGGCCGCTCTTCGTGTACGACGACCCCGAGCTGGGCGAGCCGGCGAGCGCGTACTTCCGCATCCCGCGCACGGCGGCCGAGCTCAGGGCGCGGGGGGACCTGATCGAGGAGAACACGCGGCAGCAGCGCTCGACGTTCAACATCACCAAGGCGGTGGGCACGGACGTGCTCCTCGCCCTGCTCGTCGTGGCTCGTGAAGTGGACGGCGCGCTCGGCACGGGCTACCTCGACCGGGTGCGGCGCTACCGGAACGGTTGCGCGCGGCGCGACGTGACCATGGCGCTCGCCCAGACAGACGTCAAGGGCGACCGGAGCCTGCGGCCCTCGCAGCAGGCGGACCCCGACCTCTACGTCCGCGTCGTCCGACGCACGACGGACGGCATCGTCGTGCGCGGCGCCAAGGCCCACACCACGGCGGGCCCGGTGGCGGACGAGCTGATCGTCATCCCGACCCGCGCGTTCGCCGAGGAGGACCGGGACTGGGCGGTGGCGTTCTCGACGCCGCTCGCCGCGCCCGGCCTCACGATGATCTGCCGCCCCATCATCACCGAGGCGGCCTCCGCCTTCGACAACCCCGTGAGCCGGCGCAACATCGAGATCGAGTGTCTCACCGTCTTCGAGGACGTGTTCGTTCCCTGGGAGCGCGTCTTCCTGTGCGGCGAGTGGCAGTTCGCCGGCCGCCTCGCCACGGCGTTCGCCACCTTCCACCGCTACACCGCGGTGAGCTACAAGCCGCCGATCGGCGAGATGTTCTGTGGGGCCGCCGCCCTGGCCGCCGAGTACCACGGCCTCGAGCGGGCGGGCGCCATCCGCGGCAAGATGGCGCGGTTGGCCATGTACACGGCGCTCACGCGCGCGGCGCGGCTGGCCGCGGCCTCCGAGTGCCGCTTCGCCGACGGCATCGCCGTTCCCAACGGCGCCTACAGCAACGCCGGCAAGCACTACTTCGCCAGCGAGTTCCACGACGTCGTGGCGGTGCTGCAGGACGTCGCCGGCGGCCTCGTCATCACCGCGCCGACCGAGGCCGACCTGGCGAACGCCGAGACCGGCCCGCTGATCGAGAAGTACCTGGCCGGCGCCAAGGGCATCGGGGGACGGCGGCGGCTGGCCCTCATGCACCTGATCCGCGACCTGACCGCCTCCGACTTCGGCGGGTACAACATGCTGGTGACGCTGCACGGCGAAGGATCGCTCGAGGCCCAGCTCCTGGGCGCCTATCGCGACGCGGACATCGACGGCATGAAGGCTCTGGTGGCGCGCGCGCTCGCGCCGTGA
- a CDS encoding HigA family addiction module antidote protein yields MKPSNPIHPGEMLLEEFLRPSGVSQRQFAAKLGWTAAKLNELVKGKRGVTADSALDLAKALGTSPEVWMNLQMMWDLRRAEVRRKAS; encoded by the coding sequence ATGAAGCCGAGCAATCCCATCCATCCCGGCGAGATGCTCCTCGAGGAGTTCCTCCGTCCCTCGGGCGTGAGCCAGCGCCAGTTCGCGGCGAAGCTCGGATGGACGGCCGCCAAGCTCAACGAGCTCGTGAAGGGCAAGCGAGGCGTGACCGCCGATTCAGCGCTCGATCTGGCCAAGGCGCTTGGCACCTCTCCCGAGGTGTGGATGAACCTACAGATGATGTGGGACCTGCGCCGGGCCGAAGTCCGCCGCAAGGCGTCGTAG